In Methanobacterium veterum, a single genomic region encodes these proteins:
- a CDS encoding NAD(P)H-dependent oxidoreductase: protein MNIIVVLGHPTKGSFNHAIADTVAFKLRENGHEVTYHDLYTEKFDPLLLGEEIPKNAELDPNIEKHCKEIRDADGIIIIHPNWWGQPPAILKGYIDRIIRAGVAYEFLEGDNGEGVPNGLLKAETAIVFNTSNTPEKRELDVFGDPLETIWKNCIFDLCGVKNFYRKMYGVIVTSSTNERQLWLEDVEKTVDKYFPPEK from the coding sequence ATGAATATAATAGTAGTTTTAGGTCATCCTACAAAAGGAAGCTTTAATCATGCCATTGCAGATACCGTGGCATTCAAATTACGTGAAAATGGTCATGAAGTAACATATCATGATCTGTATACTGAAAAATTTGATCCATTACTTTTAGGTGAAGAAATCCCTAAAAATGCAGAATTAGACCCTAATATTGAAAAACACTGCAAAGAAATTAGAGATGCAGATGGAATAATTATCATACATCCCAATTGGTGGGGACAGCCTCCAGCTATTTTAAAAGGTTACATAGATCGAATAATACGTGCAGGGGTGGCTTATGAGTTTTTAGAAGGTGATAATGGAGAAGGAGTCCCAAATGGCCTGTTAAAAGCTGAAACTGCCATTGTATTTAACACGTCCAATACACCAGAGAAAAGAGAACTGGACGTATTTGGCGATCCACTTGAGACAATCTGGAAAAACTGTATCTTTGACTTATGTGGTGTGAAAAATTTTTACAGGAAAATGTATGGAGTCATTGTTACAAGTAGCACAAATGAACGGCAGTTATGGCTTGAAGATGTTGAAAAAACTGTTGATAAATATTTCCCACCAGAAAAATGA
- a CDS encoding DNA-formamidopyrimidine glycosylase family protein: protein MAELPEIMVLSRQMNDELKSKGIKSVDVIQEKCLNMDVGSFKERITGKTIKKVYNKGKWIFFELTDSYHLLLNLGMGADILYHNLDECSAEEYQCRFNFTDNSGFTCKFWWFGHIDLVSDKELSEHKATQDIAISPLDSNFTLDYFKKVCSGRAMIKNIILNQKKIGGIGNVYIHDILFKSKLHPKKTANSLEPSQINDLFQIMVENLKYSLDKKGLAYEKDFYGKNGEFSKDYFLVAYKEGEKCPDCGKIIEKIKTGSTSSYICPECQKL, encoded by the coding sequence ATGGCAGAACTACCCGAAATTATGGTTTTAAGCAGGCAGATGAATGATGAGCTGAAATCCAAAGGAATTAAATCAGTTGATGTAATACAGGAAAAATGCCTGAATATGGACGTTGGCAGTTTTAAAGAGAGAATAACTGGTAAAACTATTAAAAAAGTGTATAATAAAGGAAAATGGATCTTTTTTGAACTTACAGATAGCTACCATCTTTTATTGAACCTCGGAATGGGAGCAGACATCCTATATCATAATCTTGATGAATGTTCCGCAGAAGAATACCAGTGCCGTTTTAATTTTACAGATAATTCAGGGTTTACATGCAAGTTCTGGTGGTTTGGACATATAGATCTAGTCTCAGATAAAGAACTTTCAGAGCATAAAGCAACCCAAGATATAGCTATTTCCCCGTTAGATTCTAATTTTACTCTTGATTACTTTAAAAAAGTCTGCAGTGGTCGGGCTATGATTAAAAATATAATTTTAAATCAGAAGAAAATTGGAGGAATCGGAAATGTTTATATTCATGATATCCTTTTTAAATCAAAACTTCATCCCAAAAAAACGGCCAATTCTTTAGAACCATCACAAATCAATGATCTATTCCAAATTATGGTAGAAAATCTTAAATATTCACTTGATAAAAAAGGACTGGCATATGAAAAAGATTTTTACGGGAAAAATGGAGAATTCAGTAAAGATTACTTTTTAGTAGCATACAAAGAAGGAGAAAAATGTCCCGATTGCGGCAAAATCATTGAAAAAATAAAAACAGGAAGTACATCTTCTTATATCTGCCCAGAGTGCCAGAAGCTATAG
- a CDS encoding TetR/AcrR family transcriptional regulator, with protein sequence MKNQATDSKTEKKSTKEKIFDVSLDLFSQKGFDGVSVREIAREVGIRESSIYNHYRNKEAILDAIIDYFMFELQQSGPPEEEGDLLMDQGPEVFFEVGARIFIEQVNTPKMEKIWRLVSIEMYHNEKIRNFYKKELLEEPINFWEAIFTKMIEKGFIKPFNPRTLAYEYFSFAIYLFFEYFVLKYDEDFDSFMDLALDKMNNHAEFLLKAIKV encoded by the coding sequence ATGAAAAATCAAGCTACTGACTCAAAAACTGAAAAAAAATCAACTAAAGAAAAAATATTTGATGTATCCCTCGATCTTTTCTCACAAAAAGGATTTGATGGAGTTTCAGTTCGTGAAATTGCAAGAGAGGTTGGAATAAGGGAAAGTTCAATATACAATCATTATCGGAATAAAGAGGCGATATTAGATGCTATCATTGATTATTTCATGTTTGAACTTCAGCAAAGCGGTCCGCCTGAAGAAGAAGGGGATTTATTAATGGATCAGGGTCCTGAAGTGTTTTTTGAAGTAGGGGCCCGGATATTTATAGAACAGGTTAATACTCCTAAAATGGAAAAAATCTGGCGTTTAGTTTCTATTGAGATGTATCATAATGAAAAAATAAGGAATTTCTACAAAAAAGAGCTTTTAGAAGAACCGATAAATTTTTGGGAAGCTATTTTCACTAAAATGATAGAAAAAGGGTTTATAAAGCCATTTAATCCCAGAACACTGGCGTATGAATATTTTTCATTTGCGATATACCTCTTCTTTGAGTATTTTGTCTTAAAATATGATGAAGACTTTGATTCATTTATGGATCTAGCTTTGGACAAGATGAATAACCATGCAGAATTCCTTTTGAAAGCTATAAAGGTTTAG
- a CDS encoding pyridoxamine 5'-phosphate oxidase family protein, producing the protein MRRSDKEIKDKKCIEWILKKATVCRIALCDSEIPYIVPMTFGFEENSIYLHSAREGLKIDIIRKNNQICFEADIETEILTADNACSWGMKYYSVIGFGKAHFIENEKQKKDALDIIMQKYSNKPNETFEYSKSALDKTTAIKVEIESLTGKKSGY; encoded by the coding sequence ATGAGAAGAAGTGATAAAGAAATAAAAGATAAAAAATGCATAGAATGGATACTAAAAAAAGCAACAGTATGTCGAATTGCCCTTTGTGACAGTGAAATCCCCTATATTGTGCCTATGACCTTTGGATTTGAAGAAAACAGCATTTATCTTCATTCAGCACGTGAAGGGTTAAAAATTGACATAATAAGAAAAAACAACCAAATCTGTTTTGAAGCAGACATTGAAACAGAAATTTTAACTGCAGATAATGCCTGCAGCTGGGGAATGAAATATTACAGTGTAATTGGTTTTGGAAAGGCTCATTTTATAGAAAATGAAAAGCAAAAAAAAGATGCATTAGATATAATAATGCAAAAATACAGTAACAAACCAAATGAAACATTTGAATATTCAAAATCAGCTCTTGATAAAACCACTGCAATTAAAGTGGAAATTGAGAGTTTAACAGGGAAAAAATCAGGATATTAG